The following proteins are co-located in the Brevibacillus laterosporus DSM 25 genome:
- a CDS encoding cation-binding protein, producing the protein MLEYESDFAMKKKHEHILLSYLYNDHSELDGRLKHILSLIRYGTKWNEELHEDLHRFLQFLQTDFRRHIMVEDDILFFTLTNRLATLEAPLLLIKSEHDRLLEISDRIGSELNQCVLQEQKTSTMVCLLKQFDELFEEHTIKEDRVLYPMANQLLTLAEKDILYQTISKHYK; encoded by the coding sequence ATGCTGGAATACGAGAGCGATTTTGCTATGAAAAAGAAACATGAACACATATTGCTTTCCTATTTGTACAATGATCATAGCGAACTGGATGGAAGACTAAAGCACATTCTGTCACTCATACGTTATGGAACAAAATGGAACGAAGAGTTACATGAAGATTTGCATCGTTTCCTTCAATTCCTTCAAACAGATTTCCGTCGGCACATTATGGTGGAGGACGATATTCTATTTTTTACGTTAACAAATCGACTGGCAACGTTAGAGGCGCCATTACTGCTCATTAAATCAGAACATGATCGCTTATTAGAGATATCAGATCGCATTGGGTCAGAATTGAACCAGTGTGTGTTACAGGAACAAAAAACATCTACGATGGTTTGTTTGCTTAAGCAATTTGATGAGCTATTTGAAGAGCATACAATTAAGGAGGATAGGGTGTTGTACCCGATGGCTAATCAACTGCTGACGTTAGCTGAAAAAGATATCTTGTATCAGACAATCTCCAAACATTATAAATAG
- a CDS encoding radical SAM/SPASM domain-containing protein — MIGLSSLLETTTTFGDKLRYSEASRNQKTGTHQGHGPVVAWNITKTCNLHCLHCYSSSENKKYEGELSTEEAHDVINQLADMKVPVILFSGGEPLIRPDIFELAEHAISRGIRITFSTNGTLIDEKKAKRLKDLGISYVGISLDGMQKTHDFFRQKEGAFDLAIRGIRNCMAVGQKVGLRFTMNKHNIEALPDIFDLIEKENIPRVCFYHLVYAGRGGVEDDITHQQTREALDFIIEKIHYFQESGQPREILTVDNHADAIYLYLKVMETNPELAERIWEKLQRNGGNRSGIAFCNIDHRGIVHPDQFSQNIALGNLREQSFAEIWQGEHPILLGLRDRKTKIHGRCSTCQYFSVCNGNFRPRAQGFYGDFWASDPQCYLTEDEIHLAASV; from the coding sequence ATGATAGGACTTTCCAGTTTACTTGAAACAACTACGACCTTCGGAGATAAATTACGATATTCAGAAGCTTCTCGGAACCAAAAAACAGGAACTCATCAGGGGCATGGACCTGTCGTTGCTTGGAATATTACAAAAACTTGCAATCTTCACTGCTTACACTGCTACTCCAGTTCCGAAAATAAAAAATATGAGGGAGAGCTGAGTACAGAGGAAGCTCATGATGTCATTAACCAATTAGCAGATATGAAAGTACCCGTTATCCTGTTTTCTGGTGGGGAACCTCTCATTCGGCCTGATATATTTGAACTAGCAGAACATGCTATCTCTAGAGGTATTCGTATTACCTTTTCAACCAATGGCACGCTGATCGATGAGAAAAAGGCAAAGCGCTTAAAAGATTTGGGTATTAGTTATGTTGGCATAAGCCTAGATGGTATGCAAAAGACACATGATTTTTTCCGTCAAAAAGAAGGCGCCTTTGATCTAGCCATTCGTGGAATCCGAAATTGCATGGCTGTTGGTCAAAAGGTTGGCCTTCGTTTCACAATGAATAAACACAATATTGAAGCCTTGCCAGATATTTTTGACTTGATTGAAAAAGAAAACATTCCTCGCGTCTGTTTCTACCACCTCGTTTATGCAGGTCGTGGTGGAGTCGAGGATGATATTACTCATCAGCAAACACGTGAGGCTTTAGACTTTATTATTGAAAAAATTCATTATTTCCAAGAATCGGGACAACCACGCGAAATTTTGACCGTTGATAACCATGCAGACGCTATCTACCTCTATCTAAAAGTGATGGAGACCAATCCCGAGCTAGCAGAACGCATCTGGGAAAAACTGCAACGCAATGGCGGTAATCGTTCTGGTATCGCTTTTTGTAATATTGATCACCGTGGAATTGTTCATCCTGATCAATTTAGTCAAAACATTGCTCTTGGAAATCTACGCGAACAATCCTTCGCAGAAATTTGGCAAGGAGAACATCCTATTCTTCTTGGATTGCGTGACCGTAAAACCAAGATTCATGGGCGCTGTTCAACCTGTCAATACTTCTCCGTCTGTAACGGGAACTTCCGGCCTCGTGCACAAGGGTTCTATGGGGATTTCTGGGCATCTGATCCACAATGCTATTTAACCGAAGATGAAATTCACTTGGCCGCATCAGTATAA
- the brnQ gene encoding branched-chain amino acid transport system II carrier protein, with protein MNNSSLRFSQIFTIGLLLFAIFFGAGNVIFPPALGQAAGTNMWITIIGFIVTDVGLSLLAIIAVALAGGSFDKLGAKVHPTFATVLSIVIYLAIGPLFVIPRTGTVSFEMSVAPVLSEGNAGRWCFLFIFFVITYLLSLNPTKLVDRIGKILTPVFLVMIGVILAKALISPMGAFAEPTGDYAEIPFFKGFLEGFLTLDAIGALVISVIVVNTIKQYGVTERKAIAKNMIYAGIIASIGLMLVYFALGYIGASSVSLGVASNGGELLTNVMNHLFGASGNLLLGAVIIFACLTTAVGVTAAFGNYFSKMLPGISYKKIVLAVCLFSFGISNLGLNALLQVTGPVLMVLYPIIIVLIVLSFLDKYITGKPSVYIVAMTVATIFSLLQVLEEQGWMSESIIRYVQMIPFYQLKIGWMVPAAIGAIVGYVMPQKPVKKRGKLT; from the coding sequence ATGAATAATTCTTCTTTGAGATTTTCACAAATCTTCACGATTGGGTTATTGCTATTTGCTATCTTTTTTGGTGCCGGAAATGTGATTTTCCCTCCTGCATTGGGACAAGCAGCAGGAACGAATATGTGGATTACCATTATCGGTTTTATTGTGACAGATGTAGGTCTTTCTTTACTAGCAATAATAGCAGTTGCTCTTGCGGGTGGTAGTTTTGATAAATTAGGGGCAAAGGTTCATCCAACATTTGCAACCGTACTAAGTATTGTTATCTATCTGGCTATTGGTCCACTTTTTGTTATTCCACGTACTGGAACAGTATCTTTTGAAATGAGTGTGGCCCCTGTATTATCTGAGGGCAATGCGGGAAGATGGTGTTTCCTATTCATTTTCTTCGTTATCACATACCTCTTATCGCTAAACCCCACTAAATTAGTAGACCGTATCGGTAAAATCTTAACGCCTGTCTTTTTAGTTATGATCGGAGTTATTTTAGCGAAGGCTCTTATCTCCCCAATGGGAGCATTTGCTGAGCCAACAGGGGATTATGCTGAAATTCCTTTTTTTAAAGGATTTTTAGAAGGATTTTTAACGCTAGATGCTATTGGTGCTTTAGTAATTTCTGTTATTGTTGTAAATACGATTAAGCAATATGGGGTAACGGAAAGAAAAGCGATTGCCAAAAACATGATTTATGCTGGAATAATTGCTTCTATTGGACTAATGCTTGTTTATTTTGCTTTAGGGTATATTGGAGCTTCTAGTGTTTCACTTGGAGTAGCAAGCAATGGAGGAGAACTTCTTACAAATGTGATGAATCATTTATTTGGAGCAAGTGGGAATTTGTTACTGGGAGCAGTAATCATTTTTGCGTGCTTAACAACTGCTGTTGGCGTTACAGCTGCATTTGGTAACTATTTCTCAAAAATGTTACCGGGTATTTCTTATAAAAAGATTGTCTTGGCTGTTTGTTTATTTAGTTTCGGTATCTCCAACTTAGGACTAAATGCGCTTCTTCAAGTTACAGGGCCTGTATTAATGGTGCTATACCCAATTATCATTGTTTTAATTGTGTTATCGTTTCTTGATAAGTATATAACTGGAAAACCATCTGTTTATATTGTTGCAATGACAGTAGCAACCATTTTTAGTCTCCTTCAAGTACTTGAAGAACAGGGGTGGATGTCAGAGAGCATCATCCGTTATGTACAAATGATTCCCTTTTACCAATTGAAAATTGGATGGATGGTGCCAGCTGCTATTGGTGCTATTGTCGGATATGTCATGCCACAAAAGCCAGTGAAAAAAAGGGGAAAATTAACATAA
- a CDS encoding LysM peptidoglycan-binding domain-containing protein, with translation MIIYVVRPGDSLYRIANRYKTSVEQIANDNDLTPQQSLVVGQSLVIVTPKQYTVQPGDTLYQIGIRFNVSVQQLAEANDLSASRPIYPGMVLTIPQPPQPTIVVNAYIEPRKNLAVTERTAREAAPYLTYIAPFSYQIKRDGTLTSLELDDLPAIATSNGATLMMVITNIENNQFSAELGGEILHDEQKQNRLLDEIIQRAKRYGFSDIHFDIEHLYPKDREAYNQFLRKARDRLHANGYMISTALAPKTSATQQGQWYEAHDYRAHGEIVDFVIIMTYEWGYSGGPPMAVSPIGPVRRVLEYALTEIPSKKIMMGQNLYGYDWTLPYRPGGKYAKVVSPKEAVNLARRYQQSIQYDSVAQAPHFRYYDEQGREHEVWFEDARSMRAKFSLLQELKLRGISYWRLGIPFRQNWVLLDHTFQVKKS, from the coding sequence ATGATCATTTATGTTGTCCGACCTGGTGACAGTTTGTATCGGATCGCCAATCGATATAAAACCTCTGTAGAACAAATCGCCAACGATAATGATCTTACGCCCCAACAAAGCCTAGTAGTAGGTCAATCACTCGTAATCGTTACTCCGAAGCAGTACACGGTCCAGCCTGGTGATACGCTTTATCAGATTGGGATTAGATTTAATGTTTCTGTTCAACAACTAGCAGAAGCAAATGATCTTTCTGCTTCAAGACCTATTTATCCTGGCATGGTCTTAACCATCCCTCAGCCACCCCAGCCCACGATTGTAGTTAATGCTTACATAGAGCCACGTAAAAACCTCGCTGTAACTGAACGGACTGCTCGTGAAGCAGCACCTTATCTAACGTACATTGCTCCATTTAGCTACCAAATCAAACGTGATGGGACCCTTACCTCACTTGAGTTGGACGATTTGCCTGCTATCGCCACCTCAAATGGAGCCACCTTGATGATGGTGATTACAAACATAGAAAATAATCAGTTTAGTGCGGAATTAGGTGGAGAAATTTTACATGATGAGCAAAAACAAAATCGCTTGCTTGATGAGATTATACAGAGAGCGAAAAGATATGGGTTCAGTGACATTCATTTTGATATTGAACACCTTTATCCCAAAGATCGTGAAGCTTATAATCAATTTTTACGTAAAGCAAGGGACCGTCTTCATGCAAATGGATATATGATCTCCACAGCGCTTGCCCCGAAAACAAGCGCTACACAACAAGGGCAATGGTACGAAGCTCATGACTATCGTGCCCATGGGGAAATTGTTGATTTTGTGATTATCATGACCTATGAATGGGGATATAGTGGGGGTCCTCCGATGGCTGTCTCGCCAATCGGACCGGTACGTCGCGTTCTGGAATATGCACTAACGGAAATTCCCTCTAAAAAAATAATGATGGGACAAAATTTATACGGCTATGACTGGACGCTTCCTTATCGTCCAGGGGGCAAGTATGCGAAAGTAGTGAGTCCTAAAGAGGCGGTTAACCTAGCCCGACGTTACCAGCAATCGATTCAATATGACTCGGTTGCGCAAGCACCACACTTTCGGTATTACGATGAACAAGGCCGTGAGCATGAAGTCTGGTTTGAAGATGCACGCTCCATGCGTGCTAAGTTTTCTTTATTGCAGGAGCTGAAATTACGTGGAATCAGCTATTGGAGATTAGGCATTCCCTTTAGGCAAAACTGGGTGCTATTGGACCATACCTTTCAAGTTAAAAAATCTTGA
- a CDS encoding response regulator transcription factor: MSPTGSFLLVEDEKNLARYLQLELMNEGYKVEICHDGAIGLERALHNEYDLILLDVMIPQISGIEVCRRIRETGSEVPIIMLTARNEVTDIVAGLDSGANDYLTKPFAIEELFARIRANLRPVVSKNQEILHIDSLEIQVQNRRVFRDTKEILLTPREFDLLLYLANHQEQALTREQLLTAVWGFDFMGNTNVVDVYIRYLRNKIERKRAKKLIHTIRGVGYSLRVE; this comes from the coding sequence ATGAGTCCGACAGGGAGCTTTCTCTTAGTAGAAGATGAGAAAAACCTTGCACGTTATTTACAATTGGAATTAATGAATGAGGGATATAAAGTAGAGATTTGTCATGATGGGGCAATTGGACTTGAAAGAGCCTTACATAACGAGTACGATCTCATTCTATTGGATGTCATGATTCCTCAAATCTCTGGTATTGAGGTGTGTCGGCGTATCCGAGAAACAGGGAGTGAGGTTCCAATCATCATGCTTACGGCACGTAATGAGGTTACCGATATTGTTGCTGGACTAGACAGCGGTGCTAATGATTATTTAACTAAACCCTTTGCTATCGAAGAGTTATTTGCCCGAATCCGTGCTAATCTTCGTCCGGTTGTTTCCAAGAACCAGGAAATCCTTCACATCGACTCTCTTGAAATCCAAGTACAGAACCGTCGTGTTTTCCGCGATACGAAGGAAATTCTTTTAACCCCACGAGAATTTGATCTATTGTTGTACTTGGCCAATCATCAGGAACAAGCTTTGACACGAGAACAATTGTTGACAGCAGTTTGGGGATTCGACTTTATGGGCAATACCAACGTAGTCGATGTGTATATCCGCTACTTACGCAATAAGATTGAACGAAAACGAGCCAAAAAATTAATCCATACCATTCGTGGAGTTGGCTACAGCTTGCGGGTGGAATAA
- a CDS encoding sensor histidine kinase: protein MLKKVARRMPTSLTWRLTIILTTAMTLFLLFMNLFVYMSTSNLVYQYEQKQLQKKIVTILNELQKATLDYKTTNLQVVKDVLLKYADVHQAILLETSTKKNLASVIGTGWTEEDLGNQKNVISSMQSVQLPGFPDVLLLTIIQDNEQIRPILRILIQILCWSAISTFVISAIGVYQLTQIGLQPLTQLIEQIQKKEAEDLGTRLPIITNDVEIKDLVLAFNSLLDRVEDAFSKQQQFIADASHEFKTPLAIIEGYARLLQRWGKHNPEVRDEALSAMLQECSRLFELIEDLLSLAKLQDNTSREAIFATQDMVPLLEEIRTTWTTVFPKHLSLHFSWDTPLTLPMNTGKIRQLFDILLDNAKKYTEEGFVEVHVFSTESWVEIHIKDTGVGIPDAERANVFERFYRVDKSRTREKGGSGLGLSIAKSIVDLHHGRIEMRRTHTGGTEVVIWLPC, encoded by the coding sequence ATGTTAAAAAAAGTAGCTAGACGTATGCCCACTTCCTTAACTTGGCGGTTAACCATCATATTGACTACTGCAATGACTCTGTTTTTGTTATTTATGAATTTGTTTGTCTACATGTCTACTAGTAACTTGGTCTATCAATATGAACAAAAGCAACTACAAAAGAAGATTGTTACGATTTTAAATGAATTACAGAAAGCAACATTGGACTATAAAACAACTAATCTTCAAGTTGTAAAGGATGTACTGTTGAAATATGCTGATGTTCATCAAGCGATTCTATTAGAAACCTCTACTAAAAAAAACCTAGCCTCTGTGATTGGTACTGGTTGGACGGAAGAGGACTTAGGTAATCAAAAAAATGTGATTAGCTCCATGCAATCCGTTCAATTACCTGGTTTTCCTGATGTCCTCTTACTAACCATCATTCAGGACAATGAACAGATCCGTCCCATTCTTCGGATTCTGATTCAAATTCTCTGCTGGTCTGCTATCTCTACCTTTGTCATTTCAGCCATCGGTGTCTATCAATTGACCCAAATTGGACTACAGCCGTTAACCCAATTGATTGAGCAGATTCAAAAAAAAGAAGCTGAAGATTTAGGTACACGTCTTCCCATAATCACGAATGATGTTGAAATCAAAGATTTAGTCTTAGCTTTTAATTCCCTATTAGATCGTGTAGAGGATGCCTTCAGTAAACAACAACAATTTATTGCAGATGCTTCTCATGAATTTAAAACGCCACTCGCTATCATTGAAGGCTATGCACGACTACTTCAACGCTGGGGAAAGCATAATCCTGAGGTAAGAGATGAGGCGCTTTCTGCCATGCTTCAAGAGTGTTCTCGCCTTTTTGAGTTGATTGAAGATCTACTATCTCTTGCTAAGTTACAGGATAATACTTCTAGAGAAGCCATATTTGCGACTCAAGATATGGTTCCTTTGTTAGAAGAAATCCGTACCACTTGGACAACAGTTTTTCCTAAACACCTTTCGCTTCACTTTTCTTGGGATACTCCATTAACACTGCCTATGAATACAGGTAAAATTCGTCAACTATTTGATATTTTGTTAGATAATGCAAAAAAATACACAGAGGAAGGCTTTGTAGAGGTTCATGTCTTTTCTACCGAATCTTGGGTTGAGATTCATATAAAAGATACTGGTGTGGGAATTCCAGATGCAGAACGTGCAAATGTATTTGAACGGTTCTATCGAGTAGATAAATCTCGAACTCGTGAAAAAGGAGGAAGCGGGCTTGGCTTATCAATCGCCAAATCAATCGTTGATTTGCACCATGGGCGTATCGAGATGCGAAGAACACACACGGGAGGAACTGAGGTTGTAATATGGCTCCCCTGTTAA
- a CDS encoding CHRD domain-containing protein — MTIQFRAKLRGSEEVPPVFTNATGTAAFKLSADNSRLDFRLSLHELRNLTQAHIHIGARGVNGPIVVFLFGPVQRGISVCDATVTGSITSADLVGPLQGRTLAELVQLILSGETYVNAHTTQHPNGEIRGQIRRVEKVCICKC, encoded by the coding sequence ATGACAATACAATTTCGGGCTAAGCTGCGAGGTTCTGAGGAAGTCCCACCTGTTTTCACAAATGCTACTGGAACCGCTGCGTTCAAGCTAAGTGCAGATAATAGCCGACTTGATTTTCGTTTATCGCTACATGAGCTACGTAACCTGACTCAAGCTCATATTCATATCGGGGCAAGAGGAGTTAATGGACCTATAGTGGTATTCCTTTTTGGGCCAGTACAACGTGGAATTAGTGTATGCGATGCTACTGTGACTGGATCTATTACTAGTGCAGATTTAGTTGGTCCACTTCAAGGAAGAACACTCGCCGAATTAGTGCAACTTATTTTAAGTGGAGAAACCTATGTAAATGCTCATACCACTCAACATCCTAATGGGGAAATACGTGGTCAGATACGTAGAGTTGAAAAAGTTTGTATTTGTAAATGCTAG
- a CDS encoding GNAT family N-acetyltransferase: MVYVAFDETSKLVGFGLASLKKDLIIEYCYGQIDELYVVPEYRRRKTGQAIAEKLSDWLHSQEASPIYVSRSVAL; the protein is encoded by the coding sequence ATGGTGTATGTAGCATTTGATGAAACATCTAAACTAGTCGGTTTTGGTCTCGCATCCCTAAAAAAAGATTTAATAATAGAGTACTGCTATGGGCAAATCGATGAATTGTATGTAGTCCCTGAATACCGCAGGCGGAAAACAGGGCAAGCAATTGCTGAGAAATTGAGTGACTGGCTCCATTCTCAAGAGGCTTCTCCTATTTATGTAAGCAGATCAGTTGCTCTCTGA
- the yidC gene encoding membrane protein insertase YidC, which translates to MKAVRKSLPVFLLGALVLLLSGCSNTAPITSDSPGIWDHFFVYPFSWLIQNVASVTDGNYGLAIVIMTLLIRTLLLPLMMKQMKSGASMRKLQPEIDKLKRKYSNSNQDPKQAQKMQMEMMELYKTSGVNPMAGCLPALVQMPILMAFYFAIRRTPEIADHSFMWFNLGHADPFYILPLLAAATTFFQTMLSSKMTPAMGANNMKIFYYMMPIMIFMAGMNLPAALPLYWVVGGVFSLVQTYFLNKVYHLPLTSSTSTK; encoded by the coding sequence ATGAAAGCTGTACGTAAATCATTACCTGTATTTTTACTTGGTGCTTTGGTGTTGTTACTGAGCGGGTGTAGCAATACGGCTCCGATAACATCAGATAGTCCTGGTATCTGGGATCACTTTTTTGTTTATCCATTCTCTTGGTTGATCCAAAACGTTGCTAGCGTAACAGACGGTAATTATGGGTTAGCAATTGTCATTATGACGCTGTTGATTCGAACTCTTTTATTGCCTCTCATGATGAAGCAAATGAAAAGTGGAGCTTCCATGAGAAAGCTGCAACCGGAAATTGATAAACTGAAAAGAAAATATAGTAATTCCAATCAGGACCCCAAACAAGCACAAAAAATGCAAATGGAAATGATGGAACTGTACAAAACAAGCGGAGTCAATCCAATGGCAGGTTGTCTACCCGCTCTCGTTCAAATGCCGATTTTAATGGCATTTTACTTCGCGATTCGTCGCACACCAGAGATTGCTGACCATTCATTTATGTGGTTTAACTTGGGTCATGCTGATCCGTTTTATATATTGCCTTTACTAGCAGCAGCTACAACCTTTTTCCAAACGATGCTGTCAAGCAAAATGACTCCTGCTATGGGAGCTAATAATATGAAGATTTTCTATTATATGATGCCGATCATGATCTTTATGGCAGGGATGAATCTACCAGCAGCACTTCCGCTGTACTGGGTCGTGGGTGGAGTATTTTCGCTCGTGCAAACCTATTTTTTAAATAAGGTGTATCATCTGCCGCTAACTTCTTCTACTAGTACAAAATAA
- a CDS encoding divergent polysaccharide deacetylase family protein: protein MKRDAVAHTTKKGVKVGLCMWIASKLGIVLMLCGALVCSSVTASEQKIPEPIKTHKVALIIDDFGNNMKGTEEILNLPIPLTIAVMPFLPSTKKDAEMAHQKKHDVIVHMPMEPMKGPKNWLGPGALMSNLSDEEIRQRVNKAIDDVPHAIGMNNHMGSKITQNPRIMRIVLQVCKERGLFYIDSKTSYKSIVGQVARELQVPYIENMIFLDDVHTTSHIAKQLKLISEKVKQNEACIAIGHVGPGGKKVAKAILSYLPQLQKEATIMHVSQMVNEKQATPTKTEKGTKK from the coding sequence GTGAAAAGGGATGCTGTTGCACATACTACCAAAAAAGGTGTAAAGGTAGGTTTATGTATGTGGATTGCTTCTAAACTAGGAATAGTCTTGATGCTATGTGGAGCACTTGTATGCTCCTCAGTCACAGCTTCTGAACAAAAAATTCCCGAACCCATTAAAACACACAAAGTTGCCCTCATCATAGACGATTTTGGCAACAATATGAAAGGAACAGAGGAAATTCTTAATTTACCTATTCCTTTAACCATTGCAGTCATGCCATTTCTGCCAAGTACAAAAAAAGACGCAGAAATGGCCCATCAAAAGAAACACGATGTAATTGTTCACATGCCGATGGAACCAATGAAGGGTCCTAAAAACTGGCTAGGTCCTGGAGCACTTATGAGTAATTTAAGTGACGAGGAGATTCGTCAGCGAGTGAACAAAGCGATTGATGATGTTCCGCACGCAATAGGCATGAACAATCATATGGGATCTAAAATTACCCAAAATCCCCGTATTATGCGGATTGTATTGCAGGTATGTAAAGAACGAGGGCTTTTTTACATTGACAGTAAGACCTCTTATAAAAGCATTGTTGGGCAGGTCGCCCGAGAATTGCAGGTTCCTTACATTGAGAACATGATATTCTTAGATGATGTGCATACGACTTCACACATCGCGAAACAACTGAAGCTCATTAGTGAAAAAGTGAAGCAAAATGAAGCATGTATTGCTATCGGCCATGTAGGCCCTGGTGGCAAAAAAGTTGCCAAAGCCATACTCAGCTATTTACCTCAATTACAAAAAGAAGCCACTATCATGCATGTATCTCAAATGGTAAATGAGAAACAAGCTACACCCACAAAGACTGAAAAGGGGACGAAAAAATAA